Below is a genomic region from Erigeron canadensis isolate Cc75 chromosome 7, C_canadensis_v1, whole genome shotgun sequence.
aatgaaattgaattgTTTACTCAAAGTTGGTTACAAGACACTAGGTCACATAATCACCATGTAGAACGAGAGACCACTGGGGCTGGTGTTGTGACAGCTTATGAAACAGAAGATCGACTTTGTGTTTTGATTACACTCTGTATTATCGACAGTGTAGGCTTCCTTGATCTCTTACCCATCATGTTATGAATGATTCAGTGTGTTTTGTCCAATCCCAAAGTATTTTGCAATGgtcactcactcactcacttGTTACAACTTCTTGACAtacgtatacatatatatattatataagatatatacacatataagaCTAAACCTACCAATAAATGACACTCAAAACGTTCGATTAAACAATTTCTCCCAATATCCCCGTAGTGCGGACACCAAAAATTCCCACAATTACTCCTTACAAAATGCATCCCATATGGATTTGGTGTGGCACGCTATGGTCACAGTGCCCTCATTATAGACTCATCGTCTGCTTATTATTGTCTTGATAATGAGTCAATATCATTGGGGCTGACTCATTATCAACTCATTATTGGGCCACTCATTAAAGAGTAAAAAAGCAAATGAtttttttggttgattttttttttattgggttAAATGGTGAATCTCGGACTAGTAATGTGTTAGTTATGTATTGGGAATGTTATAAGAGATTTTTATTGATTAGTGTTAGGGGATTTTCTAGATGTGAAGTTGATATGACACAGATTAATCATAGGCAATAATAAGTGGGGTATTGTAACCCCTAATTGCCTTTTGAAACCTTAAGTGCACTGCACACCTCCACTTGAGTCTTGAACCTATTCGACTATCATAGTAGTAAGAAGGAACATATTAAAGGTAAATACACAGTACCAAAGGTCCTCAAGTATTAGTATTTCATTTGACCTTTTAGACATGGATTTAAAACCTCTTATCTAACCATAATTTTATTAGGATGCTAACTATCATTCAACTAATGTTGTAACTCTTAACTTATTGATAAAAATGGACTCTGAGCTTACAGGTATCGATGCACAGAATGTCGATAAAATATGCAGCAATGTTACAACTAACAATGATCAAACATGAAACGAAACCATTTGTATGGGTTTATGTGCCTTTATATCATGGATACCATTCATTTCCCCATATTTCTCCAACATTTCATCCCTTTGTTTCACTTCATTTACCCAAATTTCTCTTTACCAAACACACCGTAATAGAATTGTGCAATTACAAAGAGCAGTAAAAAGACTGATCCAAGAAGGCCAATAGATTTTCATCAACTTGACAAGCAAACGGAAAGAAGTTGTCCAGATATACTATATGTAGATGCAACGTGTTGATGTAATAGAACACATGGAAACAGTAGCCAGACTATGATGCTAGTCCAATATTTTCTTAATGGGTGCACACAATTACAAGTTTCTCTACTTAAAAGAGGATGCACACTTTGGCTTCCATGTGCAGGTCAACTCAATTTCATCTCCTCAAAATCTCAGTAGAGACACAAATGAGATACTTGCAAGTTAAATCCATGCCAGGCAAAAGCATGTACAGTCAAGTAAGGAGATTTTAACTAAAGATTTTGAATCaacatttaactaaacgaaaatgTAGGTCCATATGAATATCATGAAAGCATACCTTGATATGGATAATAGCACACATTGAATATGACCCgcttcatatttttcttgcAGATTCATCAAGCATGCTACTTCAAGGGATCAAAATGATAACAAAAGCGGAAATGTTTATCTGATAGAAACCACAAAACTCAACATTAAGCTAGTAAACAAAAAAGCAACCTTTTTTTTACTCAAAATGTGTACAAAATATGGTGTCTGacattttgttttctattttatttcaGAAATCATTTATTACTTCCTATACTATATTCAACGACGAACTAACGTTGTCAGTTCTCAACACCTAAACCATACAAAACACCAGCATACTTCTCAAGTGAACCACTAAAGAAATTTTCCTTCAACTTCCTGAAGGTACACGCAGTAAGCAAACTATCGGAACCAGCTTGATGACAGACACCAATTCTTTCAACTTCCAACAATTCAGCTAACTTATTTAACCCACCATGAAGACTATTACAAAACTTCATCAAATGCTTAATATCAAAAACAGTGGGAAAATACATATTAATCAAAGTAAAGAACCCCGCCTGCGTATCAGGCATGTTCTTACATATCAAGACCTTTAACAAGTACCCAAAATCATATCCACTATGAAACGTAACCCAAAACACATCATCGTTCAAAACAACCCCAGAAGACATTAACAACTCTCCAAAACGCATTGCATCAATACCCTTTTCGTTATTCTTATGAAAATCAATTCCACTTTGTCTCAAAAGCTCAACTGAATCATTTGCAAAAACATCATTATTAACATCAAATTCGCGAAAATTAAACTGCCAAACACAATATCTTCCATCTTTTCCACATGTGGGTATATTCCCTTTTTCGTCAGAAAACGTTAGGCCTAATTGTATCAATTTAAGCATATCTACATTGTCTTTTAACGTTTGATAATGATATTCATTACTGTTTTTAAAATTACCAACGGGCCGAAGCACAATGCCCGGAAACTCTGTGTCCATAGCAATGTAAGGAAACTCATCAACAAGATTTCGGATTAATGCAAATTCTTGTTCAAGATTGTGATCCCACACGTCTCTTATTTGTATCGAATCCCCTTTCGATAACATTGACATTATACATAAcgaaaaaagattgaatcttttaAAGAAACATTAATTAAGATCTGCAAAATGTGCCAAGAAATGAAGATTGTTAGCATTAATTGATAccaaaaagggaaaaaaaaatgtgaaatttAAAGTGGGTATGATGAGTATTGAAAATGGTAATTAATGgaaatttaaaaaacttttggGATGTAAGATCTGAGAAACAACGGAGTTTAAAAATTACGGTTTGGAATTTCGAAAAGAAATTGAGGAAAGGGGGGAATTTGGGTTTGTCTTTCcatgtaaaaaaacaaaaatttaatgttaaaaacaGTGCTAATCATCCCTGCAATGGCAGAGATATTATCAGGGAGGATTTTgtataatttataaactaaaaggtttaaaatgtaaattacttttaatttttcttttttttgggtGTTGTTTCCCCACAGTCAACTGCAGGGATCATATGccctaaaaaaaattatcacacaAATCATCTACAACTTTTTTTGCTcttttttataaaacgaatATCATAACAGTTAGTCTACAttatgttgttttaaccggatcatgggtattcttaaatTCAAACTTTCATAAAGAGACTTCCTTACTATTAAGCTATTAACCAATGATAATAActaaaaagaatttaaagaCCGAAGAATTTGAAAATTAACACCATATCCCAAAAATCGTCTCTTTCTAGAAATAATCGTCCTTCCGTAAACACATTGTTAGAGGCATTTATGAGATTTAATTTGTATAACTAAaagtttattatttaaaatgtccctaacaaaaaaattttttataaaggcCATGATATTGACACTAAAGAATTTGACTATTAACATCTATCTCAGAATTCATCTCttaaaactagaaaaaatcATCCTTTCCATAGACAGATCCTTAACGGCATTAATGAGATTTGATTGTTTGATTTTGGGGGCGAATTTCACCCATATTGGATTTTGACCCTTCTAATTTTAAATGTAGTCATTGAGTCCTTCATTATGGTCATGTGTTTCTTTGTTCCTTCTATATATTGGCTTTTTCTCTCCCGCCAAGattcttcatatttttttctatatcattatcatcattatattGTGGCTGAGTGACAAGACCAGCCTTGCATATGTGTATGGAGAGTTGAATCGTAGGTGAAACACTATTGTTATTTGTTGGTACACACATGGTTACTTTATTAACGCACTCTACCAATATATAAAGGGTTGTACTATTCATACACCAACCAAAACAAAATAGGTGACATCCCTTATTACATCCAAATTagtttacacacataaaactaaaagttaGATGATATTCATTGTTTCTCTCTATTTAAATCATTTATGTCACTTGactggaaataaaaaaaatttacaaaacacAAAACCAATTACCAATTAAGCCttcattttgaagaaaaaaagttgTTCATGTTCTTATCAAGATTCAAGtgtttaaaatcaaagttaaaacttaaataactaataaaacCACAAAGGATGACTAAAACTTGTTTGATGATAATGGAGTTTTTGTTGATGGGATTTATATAAGTGTTGGGTTTTAAGTTTAGATGATGAAGGTGGTGTTGTTGGTGAAAAGTGGTGCTTCGTTGGTGTCCTGGTGGTGGAGCGGCGGCTCCTGGTGGGActggggtggtggtggtgtggttgTGAAGTGGTAGTGGGATGGTGTCGAGTGGTTTTcgtggtgaaagaagatgttggGTGGTTGTAGATGACTTTAAAGATGTGTAGTGATTTTCCGGTGACCGGACGACGGCGACAGTATGTGGCTGACCTGAATTTTAAAAGGGTGGGAGAGAGagtgttttgtttgtttgttaagttattatgtttaatatttttttttaaataaaaccaaaataaagaaactaaaaaTTTGACAATGAAAGAGACcattacaaatatttacaaagttTTGTTTGCATTGGGGTGAGAATGGACTGACactatataaattgtttaaaatatataaaactagtgttcagacccgtccattggacgagtaatctcaagatatataaatcttcttataataattgtgaaacaaaaagtgtattaccaatatcacaacttaatgaatacgaaagttaaagaagaaacatatgaaaattaactccatataaatattgattccagtttaccttttttgttcaactttagttaaataaaatgagaaacaaaaagcgtatgaccaatattacaacttaattaatatgaaagctaaaaaagaaacatatgaaaattaaccaTTCCagattacccttttttttcaactttagttaaataaaaagagaaacaaaaattgtaaagtatataatttgaaaaatacaaaacaattcatcaacaaagacaatctcgaacgttttgattttcttcgagttgttcacaacacggagtcgtagatgatggttatcatgtgttggcttataaaatttttattattaaaggtcggtcatttttattaaataaataatattaaaaaaataaaagattaataaagagggaatcttaatcttaatcttaatatatactataagacagttgaactaacgacttattaaccaatcacattgcTCGATTTTATcaatttgacttttgatgatgttatCATctaatttacttataaattaaaaatcataatagtcATTATTcagatatattattatattaatatatgtagaaaaaatctcattaatttacactttttggttttccatcaataatttacaccttttagccctgaaaacttaatttatatttatttttaatccgCGTAATCACATCTCTcgattttttcaaattttcagttttgacttttcttgacttttgtttatatatatatatatatatatatatatatatttacgcatataaatatgaatgtcGACtacatgattaaaaataaatattaacgtataagaaaatattataaattattgtcTATAAAGTATAAATGTCATACATTGGTATCCCAatacaatattgataatgttgtctaatacaataatatattaaattagatttttttttaattataaattttaatatttagtttaatatttaatataaacacagtATGAACTCTAGATACCTATTCCAAACACAATAACAGATAATGATATACAACATCCTTGTCCTAATAGGATTCACAAAATATGAGacgattacaaaacaaattacGATTAACAagagggttacttgaatactaaatccacattaatatgaactctattcaagattcattatatcctttaaaaaaaaaaaatttctctctatatatattagttttgcgtattaatatttaaagttacaattgtcattCAAGTCaatagtcctaattgttatcaaaaaatatgacaacaacctaattgttatctaattatcataagacatgTGATTGAGAATAAACTTGTGCGTGTTATAggcccgcatcatgatcaaagacatatacttgaatgtcaagtacactAGGatcaaaaatatgtttatattttaattcataattttctttataatcacattatgagtacaaacTGGTTTCAAACAAATCCGTAATAAAGAAATTATTGTATTATGTGCCTTGTAAAATGTTTAGGGCAcataatttcatcaatatgtctcagctcaTAATGACAGTGAtgacctgtgattattgtattacaacttgcaaaatatattacttggaaccgtatatcttcaaaattataagcttttatgacttaaatgtatgaaaatctaatattgataatatcataagtcctgtgtccagtgttggacacgggtctaaaatctattaTTATGCTAAAGGATGAGGATCGAGGATACCAAATGTATACCAACctattcttttagttatattattgaTTGCATCTTAAATTCCACCAATGACAACATGATTAGCATGCGAGGGATAACAAGGTCAATCAACGAAGACTTCAATTGACAAAGTCATCAAAAGTCTACAAACAATCGCATGGCTAAAGAGTCAAGATCAGTAGATGTTGCATGGTTTGAAGTCATCATTTGGAACAACATCTGATATACATTTGGTTAACTATCCCAAATTATATTTCTAggcacatgttttttttttccatacataaagcttaaaattttaagattAACCTAAATTTTAAGATCGTAACATCTAATAATGTTACATTGTAAAATATTTAGttctattaattaatttttttcaacACAATAAAGATATTAATAACCTTAAAATATCTCTCtctttattcattatttttacaGATCTCTACTTAAActatttataatgtataatcGAAacacctataatactcttaatgaacttaattttaCAGTATTTACCTGTAATCCTCAAATAACTACATTAtccatttttacatcaattacatttacattaataaccacaccgctaTTATTGTCGTTAATACACAGTCTGTAAAGATGttaaattatgaattaaggttaagtgtgtgagagagaaagtgaggaaatatgaaaaatatattatgaaGGCTACAAAGGTTTCAAAGGTTACATAATCCATGGAATGGGGGGTATTTATACCCAAAGTTAATTACACAAAGTTTCTcccttaattaaataataaccCCTCCATACTTAATTACATTATAGTTGAACACCCATCTATACTtaactaaattacaatttaacaccacAATTTTATATCTAACACTGTCGCATCACGTGAGTATATGACCAGCAGACTAGTATACATAAAATACATGCAAGCTTACAAAAGAATGGATTCGAaagtatatcttcaaaattagtCAGAGTAATAATTTTCCATTTAAGGTAAAGACTAAGCAAAATGGAACCGGCAATTCAAAAACTGCTCGGAACTaaagaatttaaaaatgaacCAAATCAATTAGTTTGGGTTTGGATTTTTGAAGTTCGAACTTTTAAGTTGAATACTTTAGTTTATAGGAATTCTAAATCGTACAGTCGAAGCATTGaattaaatctttgaattttcttttaagTATCTTTAAAATGGTTAGAAAAGAACAAGACTGCTAGACTAGCCATGAAAATGTCGTTTTTGCTATGAACTTCAATTTTTGAGAGTAGAAAAGATAGAAACCTAGAATATCTTCCAATATATAGGAGATATGAAATGTAAATATAACAACGTAATTATAAGAGTCTAATCATAGGGGTTATACCCAGGTCATGGGTTCGACTCTCTAGAGTGACATGTCCTGGGGGTTTTCCTTTGAATTAtctgtaacggcttatggtctacatctcgtatTCTATAGTACGTGTaggacttcaccattatacggttaGGTGTTCCCTGATGTCGAATATCGACTGactgttaaaaataataataataataatgataataaaataataataataataataataataataataataataataataataataataataataataatataataataataataataataattggcATATAACagtctttttttgttttgaaaatgcCGATTTGAATCAAAACAATACCTATCTAAAACATTCTCGTTTTTGGATCAAAAACATTACTCCCTTTTGTAAAGTAAAAAAGTTCAAGGACTAAAAACGGAAAACTTATCGCTTtaacaaagaaataaaaatcACTAGGGTTTTAGGTTTCACAGCCTTTATAATCTCCTCAGCCGACCTGTTTCTTCCCCCctccctcctcctcctcctcctcctcagtATTCTGCTTTCTTTCAGGGTatccatctctctctctctctatatatatatatatatatgtatatatctgtatctataggTTGTATCTATAGGCTACTCAGATTGAGAAATCCATAGTATTGTAATTACAGTAATATCAATGGTAgtgatttttagtttaatttagaAATGAGAAATACAgtaattatatttgatttttggcCTTTGAATTTATGATGAATTCtgtttttttgaagcttttaaatttatatctgATTTTGAACccatatcaatttatatacaaaaaaggaATCTCAAATGTATTTTGAGCTCATCTTCGCGTGTTACGTCATTCTGGCGTCGACACGTGTTTGATGCCCCTATTTTTGGTGTAAATATAGGTGTTTAGACATAACCCGCCCAGGGATTGGGTCTTGTTGTTGTCTGGATTATAACCTAATCTTATGTTTGAGAATCAATTGAAGCGTTTTGTTATCGATCATGACTTAGCTTTTATCGTAATGTTTCTATACCTGACTTTGATTCTCTCATACTTGGACAGTTTTACTCGGCGatcatatcaacataaaagCATGGCAGCGTAAGTCTCTTTTCTACGCCGTTGTAATATTTGTGATAAGAGTCATAATCCGTCATTTAATTTTAGATGTCTATTCTCAATCGGGTCTGCTATGATTTATGCTGAACACGATCGTAAGTATAATCAACATTTTTGTATTGCAGTGAAGAGGGTGTTGTTCCGGTTGAAGTAGCTGCTCCAGCTCCGGCTCTCGGTGAGCCAATGGACATCATGACTGCATTGCAGCTTGTGCTTAGAAAATCACTTGCTCATGGTGGTCTTGTCCGTGGACTTCACGAGGCTGCAAAGGTTATTGAAAAGCATGCTGCTCAGCTTTGTGTATTGGCTGAAGATTGTAACCAGCCTGATTATCTTAAATTGGTCAAAGCACTTTGTGCTGACCATAACGTGAGCCTTGTAACTGTTCCTAGTGCCAAGACTCTTGGCGAGTGGGCTGGTGTAAGTCTCTTTTGcaaatcttttaactttgaaCTAGAATTATAAtcattgtaatatatattttatccgGTTATGTTCTAAGAGGTAATATGGAGCCATTAATTTCTGAATGGGTTTTTTTTGGCCGTGGTGTTAACTCAAACggttaaaataaatatagcTAAAAGAAACCTACTCAAATGGTTTGGAGGTTGCCCAAAGTTTATATAATGCGTTCTGTTTTGAATATTCAGATCGTTTTTTGTAACAGCATTGTTTTTCTAACACATTGCTTTATAGCATTCTTTTGGTAAAGGAACTAAGAATTGTTTGTGTCCAAGTTGACCTGTTTTGACTTGTTATCTGACCTGGCTATCCAGTTACCTTTCTGTACATGTCAGGAGACAATTTTCTTGATCATTAATTCATTATGTTTGATGCTAGTTCTATTGTTGACTGTTTAATTCGATTGTAACTTTACAGTTGTGCAAGATCGATTCCGAAGGCAAAGCAAGGAAGGTTGTTGGATGCTCATGCCTCGTTGTGAAGGTATACTTGAAACACATGTGAAACTCAATATAcgattatatatactttatcttcattcattcttattttttaaaatattgcaGGATTATGGAGAGGAGAGTGAAGGACTCCACATCGTCCAGGAGTATGTTAAATCTCACTAAATATGCTGCATTGGATCAAAATACTTTGACGTCATTGTCTGTTTTAAGTTTTGGTATGGGTGTGTTTCTTAGTAATCATTAGATTGTATGAGTAAAAACTTATGTCGAAGTCCTTTAGTTTCTAATGATTATGTTTTCTTGATTACTATCTTAAATTGAAACCTGGCTGAAGGTCAATACTAATACAGTTTCAGCATGAATATCTTTGTTGGTTTTAAATTTGCTAATTGAAATTCCCTAAAATGGTTGTAGCCTCTTGCAAATTGGTATTTGGTAGACAACAAGTGTATATCTTGTAATATGTGACAATGCTTCTGTTTGGAGCACAGTTTTAAGCTAATGTCAAGGTTTCAGGCACATATTTAAATCTAACTAGTGCTAGAAGAGCTGGCTTGGCTGGTTTTGAAGGTAGCAAATTATAATTGTGGCTTTTACAGCTATGTTTAATAGCTCAATAAATgcattaaattattaaatagtAGTTCAACACTCTAGTAAAATTTTATAATCAGTTCAATTTAGAGAGAGAGTAATATAGATAGTGGATATTGTAAAAATTAGTTATATAGATTGGTGATTctaattaattactcgtatttatgAAGTACAGAAAACCAATGTAAGCGGTATTGGCTAGTCAACCCAGCGCGACCCATCTTGATCAAGATAGAAACAATACTTGTTATTCGAGCAACAATATCTATCTCAAACTCTCAAAGGCCTGAACAGTTGGTAcagtttgtatatatgtatggcCTAATAATACATAGCTTGTTCTAAGTGTTTCCTTTCACTTACAATTACATAACCTACACATGGGCTGTGGCATATGTCAACGTAAACCAAATACAGAGCAACATCTAGAACTCTAGAAGCTAAGGACTACATTTAATCACAATCCATTTATTTGGTTTCCGAGACTGGTAAATAGACGCCCTCGACTGCCAACCAAACATTGTCTGCACGTTTCTCAGTGACACCACAAACCTGCCATAACATAACATAAAGTGGTTGAATTGTGATCAACAAATTATCCATCCAAAACTGTTATAATCCATACAGTAATATAGTgggtttaaaagttttcttgaACTAGACACTGCTCGTTAGAGGTgccaaaatgggtgggtcaagAATGTTGGGTAAACATATTAAAACAAGTAAACTTCCCGTATTTGTTGAAACAGGGCCAGGTTGGATTGACCAAAATCCGTTTTGTCGAATTTATCCTTTTTAATGTATAATTACTGTCTTATATACGGACGGATACAAAGATAATTACAGCaataatcaaatattatttaatgaGCAATTTATAAGTAGTATGGATTAAAAAAGAACATATTGGCTGTGTTTCAACTTGTTTAATCCATTTTGACCCGTCCCCTGCTttactactttataaaattaAGTCAATGACATCACATAACCCTGAAACTCTCCAAATGGGCCAAAATTGCCATCTTACTGCCATGTGACTAACAATCTAAACTTACAACTAGTAATATGAAGACGGTTCTTACCTCTTGCTGACCACCAGCAATGCGGCTGTATTTCTTATCATGGCTGTGTAGATATCCACTTGTGTCAACATGGCGAAGCCTTATTCTCTGATCTTGTCTCCAAGTTTTTCCTTTTCCCTCAATTTCAAGTCTAAGTGGGTAATAGTATAACCAGCCAACAATCAGAATATGGTTAATGTGGGGCTTTTTTTAATGTACAAAACAAAAGGTTAAGAGAAAACAATagtaaatgtaaattaaagcaTAGTAGTTCTCACCTCCAATAATCACCAGTATCTGAATTACCATCATCTCCAAAGCAACTGACCTAAAATAATCTCACTTGTTTACATATCGAACCATTCATAAACAGCTAACTttgttacattaaaaaaaatgatcattgTTGATAATGAATTTGacaaaatcatttcaacaaTTTTATTGGCGTTAAACATATGTAGGTATTCGGGAATAATAAACTTCACACATGGGACTTGGAAGTGCACAAGAGTGGTCTGAGTCATGGTAAGTACTTTTAGAAATGGAAAAATGGGTGGGTAGGGTAATTTTTTGTACTTGTCAGCACAGATCCGGTTGAGTTGACCctaattttccaaaatttttattattagtattcaG
It encodes:
- the LOC122608597 gene encoding probable CCR4-associated factor 1 homolog 7 gives rise to the protein MSMLSKGDSIQIRDVWDHNLEQEFALIRNLVDEFPYIAMDTEFPGIVLRPVGNFKNSNEYHYQTLKDNVDMLKLIQLGLTFSDEKGNIPTCGKDGRYCVWQFNFREFDVNNDVFANDSVELLRQSGIDFHKNNEKGIDAMRFGELLMSSGVVLNDDVFWVTFHSGYDFGYLLKVLICKNMPDTQAGFFTLINMYFPTVFDIKHLMKFCNSLHGGLNKLAELLEVERIGVCHQAGSDSLLTACTFRKLKENFFSGSLEKYAGVLYGLGVEN
- the LOC122607509 gene encoding 40S ribosomal protein S12-like, with product MAAEEGVVPVEVAAPAPALGEPMDIMTALQLVLRKSLAHGGLVRGLHEAAKVIEKHAAQLCVLAEDCNQPDYLKLVKALCADHNVSLVTVPSAKTLGEWAGLCKIDSEGKARKVVGCSCLVVKDYGEESEGLHIVQEYVKSH